ATCCTCGCGCTCATGGCCGTGCCCAACCTGGCCAGCAAATACATCCGCGAAAACATCGTCGAGGCCATGCCGCTGGCCAAGATCGCCAAAGACCCGGTGGCCGCCGCCTGGGCCGCCACCAAGACCATGCCCGACGACAACGCCAGCGCCGGGCTGCCGGCGGCCGACAAGATCGTCAACAACGTGGTGAAGTCGGTCACGGTGGACGGCGGCGCGATCCACATCCTGTTCGGCAACCGCGCCAATGGCGCCCTGCAGGGCAAGACGCTGACCCTGCGCCCGGCCGTGGTGGAAGACGCGCCCATCGTGCCCGTGGTCTGGGTCTGCGGCCACGCGAAGGCGCCCGACAAGATGAAGGCGCTGGGCACCGACAAGACCGACATTCTTCCCGCCCACCTGCCTGTGAACTGCGTTTAGGAGCGCGGAAGTGACGACCCATTGATGTCGCTCAACTGCGCTGGCTTCTGGCTGCCTATAACGAAAGCTGTGCGCGTGCCACGCGCAGCATTCAGGAAGGACCCACCATGCAGACCAATGCACTCCCCCACTACGACATGTCGGTCAACACCACCGGCTGTTGCCCCAAGTTCAACCCCGAGGGTTGGGACGCGCAGGAGCTCCATTTCCGCGACAAACCGTTCGTGCGCGCCAAGACGCACAGCCTCATGCATGTGCCCGTTGACATGGGCCGGGTTTTCTCGCGCGTGCAGAAACACATGGAAGCCGCGGGCGCCATCGACGAGTCGGACACCATCGTGCTCTCGCGCGACACCTCATCTTTCGCTGGTGAGCACTTGTTCGCGGTGCCCAAGGCGGTACCGGAAGAAGAGATGACCACGCTCTCGGGCGACTTCGTCACCAAGGTCTTTGAAGGCCCCTACCAAGAGACCCGCCATTGGCACGAGCAGATGGAAAACCTGGTTCGCGCCCGCGGCAGCGAGCCGAAATCGATCTGGTTTTTCTACACCACCTGCCCCAAATGCGCGAAGGCCTATGGGAAGAACTACGTGGTGGGTGTCGCCGAGGTTTGACGGGTCGGCTTGCGGTGGGCGGCAGTATTACGGTTTGTTACGAATGAGGCGGGCGCGCTTTAACCCCGTTCGGGCTGCTGCGTCGTTTCAGTCGGGGCATCCCTTTCATTCATTCACAGGAGCCCCCCACCATGTCCCCTACCGGTCCCCATTTGCTGCTGGTTGTTCTGATCGCGGCCCAGCTGGCCGCCTGTTCCAGCGGCGCCCCCGTGCCTGCAACTGCACCGGCCGAGCCGCTGGCGGAGCGGGCCGACGCCGCGCCCGCCCCCCCGGCGCTGACCATGCCCGCATCAGCGCCGGCCGCCGCTGGGTCCCCACAGGCGGTGGGCAAGGTGGCGCGCATGCGGGTGATGCCGATGCACATGCCGGTCCCCATGCCCGTACCCGACCAGCCGTCGAACGAGCGCTACGGCCAGATCAGCGACAACCCGATCCACCGCGTGGCAGAGGCGCCGGTGTCCACATTCAGCGTCGATGTGGACACGGGCAGCTACAGCAATGTGCGGCGCCTGCTCAACGGCGGCGCGCTGCCTCCGGCCGATGCGGTGCGGGTGGAGGAGCTGATCAACTACTTCCCCTACGACTACGCGCTGCCGCGCGACGGCCGGCCGTTTGCGGTGCACACCGCACTGGCGCCCGCGCCATGGAATGCGCAGCGGGTGCTGCTGCGGGTGGCGATCAAGGGGCAGGACGTGGCGAAGCAGAGCCTGCCGCCGGCCAACCTGGTGTTCCTGGTGGATGTGTCGGGCTCAATGGAGAGCGCGGACAAGTTGCCGTTGCTGCGGTCGTCGCTGAAGCTGCTGGTGGATCAGATGCGGCCGGTGGACCGCATTTCGCTGGTGACCTACGCCGGGGGCACGCGGGTGGTGCTGCCGCCGACCTCGG
This Hydrogenophaga taeniospiralis DNA region includes the following protein-coding sequences:
- a CDS encoding pilin, with amino-acid sequence MPQNATIPTRRLVARPLVNTSNTRRHGFSLIELMVVVAIIAILALMAVPNLASKYIRENIVEAMPLAKIAKDPVAAAWAATKTMPDDNASAGLPAADKIVNNVVKSVTVDGGAIHILFGNRANGALQGKTLTLRPAVVEDAPIVPVVWVCGHAKAPDKMKALGTDKTDILPAHLPVNCV
- a CDS encoding hydrolase; translation: MQTNALPHYDMSVNTTGCCPKFNPEGWDAQELHFRDKPFVRAKTHSLMHVPVDMGRVFSRVQKHMEAAGAIDESDTIVLSRDTSSFAGEHLFAVPKAVPEEEMTTLSGDFVTKVFEGPYQETRHWHEQMENLVRARGSEPKSIWFFYTTCPKCAKAYGKNYVVGVAEV